One window of Oreochromis niloticus isolate F11D_XX linkage group LG23, O_niloticus_UMD_NMBU, whole genome shotgun sequence genomic DNA carries:
- the LOC100694939 gene encoding claudin-18, producing MAATLCQGLGFVLSLIGIAGIIAATGMDQWATQDLFDNVVTAVYSYSGLWRSCVRQSSGFTECRPYFTILGLPALLQAVRALMIVGIVLGAIGLLIAIFSLKCLKMGNMEDNLKATMTLSAGIMLLLAGVCGIAGVSAFANLIVQSFQFTTYASGFSGTANVGGLTGTLTPRYTFGPALFVGWIGGAILFIGGILMCLACRAMTPEDHRYDGMAYKAASQNTMYRPDTRSRPVYNDSYKAQSMDGRQTNQRFDYV from the exons ATGGCGGCCACATTGTGTCAGGGTTTAGGCTTCGTTCTGAGTTTGATAGGAATAGCGGGAATAATCGCCGCGACGGGGATGGACCAGTGGGCCACACAAGACCTCTTTGACAACGTTGTGACAGCCGTGTACTCGTACTCGGGCCTGTGGAGGTCCTGTGTTAGGCAGAGCTCCGGCTTCACAGAGTGTCGACCATACTTCACCATCCTCGGCCTGCCAG CTCTGCTCCAAGCCGTCCGAGCCTTGATGATTGTTGGGATTGTCCTTGGCGCTATTGGCTTACTGATCGCCATATTCTCGCTGAAGTGCTTGAAAATGGGGAACATGGAGGACAACTTGAAAGCCACCATGACTCTGTCAGCTGGGATCATGCTTCTCCTTGCAG GTGTCTGTGGGATTGCTGGGGTGTCAGCCTTTGCCAATTTGATTGTACAAAGTTTTCAGTTCACTACATATGCCAGTGGATTCAGCGGTACTGCCAATGTTGGTGGACTAACAGGAACTCTGACGCCAAG GTATACTTTTGGCCCTGCACTTTTCGTGGGTTGGATCGGTGGCGCTATCTTGTTCATCGGCGGCATCTTGATGTGCCTGGCCTGCCGTGCAATGACTCCAGAGGACCACCG GTATGATGGGATGGCCTACAAAGCTGCCTCCCAGAACACGATGTACAGGCCTGACACCAGATCCCGGCCCGTCTACAACGACTCCTACAAAGCTCAGAGCATGGATGGAAGGCAGACAAACCAGAGATTTGACTACGTGTAG